The following are encoded together in the Anoplopoma fimbria isolate UVic2021 breed Golden Eagle Sablefish chromosome 13, Afim_UVic_2022, whole genome shotgun sequence genome:
- the asb6 gene encoding ankyrin repeat and SOCS box protein 6, translating to MPFLHGFRRIIYEYQPLVDAIMCVVGLEEGDGSQEERVRSPGDQSGVCGSLAELLERESKSDVFLEGISYALFKVAERGLVNAAEVLLRYGAALNFEDPVSYYNPLHMAVLRNKPNIVRLLVGHGASVEKRDRIHESSPLDLASEESERLPCLLTLLDLGADVNAMDKHGKTPLLHALASSDGLTVHNMGNIQLLLQRGADVNAGTVDGETVESSLVFLVKEALEANTEDAAEIGNFCLKTTRLLLAHGVDPSCCLNEDGEPSLTQTSLEHFDLLFPLAVLLIQSGASFVCSYHGESCWSGYSLLFQRLQTALQQSSDRTHSTELLEQAEVLLDLARVDVPMLHLPLRLELPVPGQDPHPYAQDLVDLHDRVAQREASPPALRCLCRAFIRSHLRPWPLEDRVKALPLPDRLKDFILPEHTYTPKPGWDCFKPQHSQH from the exons ATGCCTTTCCTCCATGGGTTTCGTAGGATCATATATGAGTATCAGCCGCTGGTTGATGCTATCATGTGTGTTGTTGGACTGGAGGAAGGAGACGGTAGTCAGGAAGAGAG AGTCAGAAGCCCCGGGGATCAGTCTGGTGTTTGTGGCTCTCTAGCGGAGCTTCTGGAGCGGGAGTCCAAGTCAGACGTGTTTTTGGAAGGCATCAGCTATGCTCTGTTTAAGGTGGCAGAGCGGGGACTGGTGAATGCAGCTGAAGTCCTTCTGCGCTATGGAGCTGCTCTAAATTTTGAAG ACCCAGTCTCTTACTACAACCCTCTACACATGGCAGTTTTAAGGAACAAGCCAAACATTGTGAGGTTGCTGGTCGGGCACGGAGCAAGTGTTgaaaagagagacagg ATCCATGAGAGCAGTCCTTTGGATCTTGCCAGTGAGGAGTCAGAGAGGCTCCCCTGCCTGCTCACCCTGCTGGACCTGGGTGCTGATGTGAATGCAATGGATAAACATG GAAAAACACCTTTGCTCCATGCATTGGCGAGCAGCGATGGACTCACTGTGCATAACATGGGGAACATCCAGCTTCTACTTCAGAGAG GTGCTGACGTTAATGCTGGTACTGTAGACGGTGAGACAGTAGAGTCCTCCTTGGTGTTTCTGGTTAAAGAGGCTCTGGAGGCCAATACGGAGGACGCCGCAGAGATCGGTAACTTCTGTTTGAAAACCACGCGGCTACTGCTGGCCCACGGCGTGGACCCCAGCTGCTGTCTGAACGAGGACGGCGAGCCCTCCCTGACGCAGACGAGCCTGGAGCACTTTGACCTGCTCTTCCCTCTGGCTGTGCTCTTAATCCAAAGCGGAGCCTCTTTTGTCTGCTCCTATCACGGCGAGTCCTGTTGGTCAGGTTACAGCCTTCTTTTCCAGCGGCTGCAAACAGCCCTGCAGCAGAGCTCTGATCGCACTCACAGCACTGAGCTTCTGGAGCAGGCGGAGGTGTTGCTCGACTTAGCGAGAGTAGACGTCCCCATGCTGCATCTGCCGCTCAGGCTGGAGCTCCCCGTGCCCGGTCAGGACCCTCACCCTTATGCTCAGGATCTGGTAGACCTGCACGACCGCGTAGCACAGCGTGAAGCGAGCCCTCCCGCTCTCCGATGCCTTTGTAGGGCATTCATCAGGAGCCACCTCCGGCCTTGGCCCCTGGAAGACAGAGTCAAAGCCTTGCCGTTACCCGACAGACTGAAAGATTTTATTCTCCCTGAACATACGTATACCCCAAAGCCTGGCTGGGACTGCTTCAAGCCCCAACATAGCCAGCACTGA